A portion of the Paenibacillus hamazuiensis genome contains these proteins:
- a CDS encoding ABC-F family ATP-binding cassette domain-containing protein: MLLQVNGITKSYGVTTVLSNISLQIEARERIGLVGVNGAGKSTLLQIIAGEASYDAGNIFKAKETKIGYLKQNSGLQSDETIWNEMLKVFAHLLEAERELRQLEASMSDPNLLGNEQKYEATMKRYATLSDWFREQGGYEVEAKIRGVLHGMGFADMAPDTRVNTLSGGQKTRLALAKMLLEEPDLLMLDEPTNHLDIATLTWLEGYLRGYPGAILVVSHDRYFLDALVDTIYEIERTNSKRYTGNYSKYVETKQAEYEIQLRHFEKQQEEIAKMEEFIQRNIVRASTTKRAQSRRKALEKMERIDKPLGELKRAHFAFEVEQMSGKEVLQVSGLSVGYKPGEPLLRDVSFQLRRGDTAALIGPNGIGKSTLLKTLIGQHTPDSGSYQWGTNVKIGYYDQEQKGLNPSNTVLDEVWNAFPHLEEARIRTVLGNFLFSGEDVFKKISSLSGGEKARVSLAKLMLEKANVLILDEPTNHLDLYSKEVLESALIDYEGTLLFISHDRYFLNKMAEHMLELDSDGLTAYLGNYDDYIEKKQELAEMERLRAEQQAAKKPGGGGPGGAAGAGGKSGASVLGPTDKSAAEPVKSGSYEADKQAKREERSRQRKVEQLEQDIARLEEEIAALEAELALPDVYNNYVMVQEKNGQIEGKKAALAECYEQWETLLG; this comes from the coding sequence ATGCTTTTGCAAGTAAACGGCATAACCAAAAGCTACGGAGTCACGACCGTGCTTTCCAATATATCGCTGCAAATCGAAGCCCGGGAGCGCATCGGCCTCGTCGGCGTCAACGGCGCGGGTAAATCGACGCTGCTGCAAATCATCGCAGGCGAAGCGTCGTACGATGCGGGCAATATTTTTAAGGCGAAGGAAACGAAGATCGGCTATTTGAAGCAAAACAGCGGCCTGCAGTCGGACGAGACGATCTGGAACGAAATGCTGAAGGTGTTCGCCCACCTGCTCGAAGCCGAGCGGGAGCTGCGGCAATTGGAAGCGTCCATGTCGGATCCTAATCTGCTGGGCAACGAACAAAAATACGAGGCTACGATGAAGCGGTACGCGACGCTCTCCGACTGGTTCCGCGAGCAGGGCGGGTACGAGGTCGAGGCGAAAATCCGCGGGGTGCTTCACGGGATGGGTTTTGCCGATATGGCTCCGGACACGCGGGTGAACACGCTGAGCGGCGGGCAGAAAACACGGCTCGCTTTAGCGAAAATGCTGCTCGAGGAGCCCGACCTGCTCATGCTGGACGAGCCTACCAACCACCTCGATATCGCGACGCTGACTTGGCTGGAAGGCTATTTGCGCGGATACCCCGGCGCCATTCTCGTCGTGTCCCATGACCGCTATTTTCTGGATGCACTGGTCGACACGATCTATGAAATCGAAAGAACGAATTCGAAGCGATATACCGGCAACTATTCGAAATATGTCGAAACGAAGCAGGCGGAATACGAGATCCAGCTCAGGCATTTTGAAAAGCAGCAGGAAGAAATCGCCAAAATGGAAGAGTTCATCCAGCGCAACATCGTGCGGGCTTCGACGACCAAAAGAGCCCAGAGCCGCCGCAAGGCGCTGGAAAAAATGGAGCGCATCGACAAACCTCTCGGCGAGCTGAAGCGGGCGCATTTTGCCTTCGAGGTCGAACAGATGTCCGGCAAGGAAGTACTTCAGGTAAGCGGCCTGTCGGTCGGCTACAAGCCAGGCGAGCCGCTGCTGCGGGACGTTTCGTTCCAGCTTCGGCGCGGAGACACGGCGGCGCTGATCGGACCGAACGGGATCGGCAAGTCAACGCTGCTCAAAACGCTGATCGGCCAGCACACTCCGGACAGCGGTTCATATCAATGGGGCACCAACGTCAAGATCGGCTATTACGATCAGGAGCAAAAGGGGCTGAACCCAAGCAACACGGTGCTGGACGAGGTCTGGAACGCGTTCCCGCATTTGGAGGAGGCGCGCATCCGTACGGTGCTCGGAAACTTTCTGTTCAGCGGCGAGGACGTGTTCAAAAAAATCAGCTCGCTGAGCGGCGGCGAGAAGGCGCGAGTCTCGCTGGCCAAGCTGATGCTGGAAAAAGCGAACGTGCTCATTCTCGACGAGCCGACAAACCACTTGGACCTGTACAGCAAAGAGGTGCTCGAATCGGCTTTGATCGATTATGAAGGCACGCTGCTGTTCATCTCGCATGACCGTTATTTTCTCAATAAAATGGCGGAGCACATGCTGGAGCTGGATTCGGACGGCTTAACCGCCTATCTGGGCAATTATGACGATTACATCGAGAAAAAGCAGGAGCTCGCGGAGATGGAGAGGCTTCGTGCAGAGCAGCAGGCTGCGAAGAAGCCCGGCGGAGGCGGACCCGGGGGGGCGGCCGGCGCCGGAGGAAAATCGGGGGCATCCGTTTTGGGGCCGACCGACAAGTCTGCGGCTGAGCCAGTCAAATCGGGCAGCTACGAGGCGGACAAGCAGGCCAAACGCGAGGAACGCAGCCGCCAGCGCAAGGTGGAGCAGCTCGAACAGGACATTGCGCGGCTTGAAGAGGAAATCGCCGCACTTGAAGCGGAGCTTGCGCTGCCGGACGTGTACAACAATTATGTGATGGTGCAGGAGAAAAACGGCCAGATCGAAGGGAAAAAGGCCGCTTTGGCGGAATGCTACGAGCAATGGGAGACGCTGCTTGGGTAA
- the tsaD gene encoding tRNA (adenosine(37)-N6)-threonylcarbamoyltransferase complex transferase subunit TsaD gives MSISEQRAGKPCYIIAIETSCDETSAAVVEDGKIIRSNVVSSQVETHKRFGGVVPEVASRQHVESVTWIIEEAVEKAGITLSELSAVAVTQGPGLVGSLLVGMVAAKALAFALEVPLIGVHHIAGHIYANRLVHELEYPLVALVVSGGHTELVHVEAPGRFRIIGQTRDDAAGEAYDKVARALGLPYPGGPHIDRLAHEADAAITMPRAWLEPESYDFSFSGLKSAVLAVLNQARMKGETLDPAHVARGFQESVIDVLTEKALRAAEAFGAKQLLLAGGVAANKGLRERLKARCDEAGLPLLVPPLSLCTDNAAMIAAAAFLKWDKGQYASFDMKAEPLLKLEAWSV, from the coding sequence ATGAGCATAAGCGAACAACGGGCCGGAAAGCCCTGCTATATTATAGCGATCGAAACGAGCTGCGACGAAACGTCGGCGGCTGTCGTGGAAGACGGCAAAATCATCCGCTCCAACGTCGTATCGAGCCAGGTCGAAACGCATAAACGGTTTGGCGGCGTCGTGCCGGAGGTCGCTTCCCGGCAGCATGTCGAATCCGTAACGTGGATCATTGAGGAAGCGGTCGAAAAGGCGGGCATCACGCTGAGCGAATTGTCCGCCGTCGCCGTCACGCAGGGGCCGGGGCTCGTCGGCTCGCTGCTTGTCGGCATGGTGGCGGCGAAGGCGCTCGCCTTTGCACTCGAGGTGCCGCTCATCGGCGTGCATCATATCGCCGGCCATATTTACGCAAACCGGCTCGTGCACGAGCTCGAGTACCCGCTGGTCGCGCTGGTCGTCTCCGGCGGCCATACGGAGCTGGTGCATGTCGAAGCCCCGGGCCGCTTCCGGATCATCGGGCAGACGCGCGACGACGCCGCCGGCGAAGCGTACGACAAGGTAGCCCGCGCACTCGGCCTGCCGTACCCGGGCGGCCCGCATATCGACCGGCTGGCGCACGAAGCGGACGCCGCCATCACGATGCCACGGGCGTGGCTCGAGCCGGAGTCGTACGATTTCAGCTTCAGCGGGCTGAAATCGGCGGTGCTCGCCGTGCTCAACCAGGCGCGCATGAAGGGCGAAACGCTCGACCCGGCCCACGTCGCGCGCGGCTTTCAGGAATCCGTCATCGACGTGTTGACGGAGAAAGCTTTGCGCGCCGCCGAGGCGTTCGGCGCGAAGCAGCTGCTGCTGGCGGGCGGCGTCGCCGCCAACAAGGGATTGCGCGAGCGGCTGAAAGCCCGCTGCGACGAGGCGGGGCTGCCGCTTTTGGTGCCACCGCTCAGCCTGTGCACGGACAATGCGGCGATGATCGCCGCCGCCGCTTTTTTGAAATGGGACAAGGGGCAGTACGCGTCCTTCGACATGAAGGCGGAGCCGCTGCTGAAGCTCGAAGCCTGGTCGGTCTGA
- the rimI gene encoding ribosomal protein S18-alanine N-acetyltransferase gives MEHPAANLPDLPDAVTFRSMRLEDIPAICAIEQEAFTTPWTAGAFQNELTSNQFAHYLVMVHGSEIAGYGGMWLIMEEAHVTNIAVKKEFRGQKLGERLLRELMRSAGFLGAVRMTLEVRASNYIAQKLYEKMGFYSVGVRRGYYTDNREDAIIMWVDLQRQKRTPR, from the coding sequence ATGGAACACCCCGCCGCTAATTTACCAGATTTGCCCGATGCTGTGACGTTTCGCTCCATGCGCCTCGAGGATATACCGGCGATATGCGCCATCGAGCAGGAGGCGTTTACGACGCCGTGGACAGCCGGAGCGTTTCAGAACGAGCTCACGAGCAACCAGTTCGCCCATTACCTCGTGATGGTGCACGGCAGCGAAATTGCCGGTTACGGCGGCATGTGGCTGATCATGGAGGAAGCGCACGTCACCAATATCGCCGTCAAAAAAGAGTTCCGCGGCCAAAAGCTGGGCGAACGCCTCCTAAGAGAGCTTATGCGAAGCGCCGGCTTTCTGGGTGCCGTCCGCATGACGCTGGAGGTCAGAGCTTCCAACTACATCGCCCAGAAATTGTATGAAAAAATGGGCTTTTACTCCGTCGGCGTCCGCCGCGGTTATTATACGGACAATCGTGAGGATGCGATCATTATGTGGGTCGACCTGCAAAGGCAAAAACGTACTCCGCGATAA
- the tsaB gene encoding tRNA (adenosine(37)-N6)-threonylcarbamoyltransferase complex dimerization subunit type 1 TsaB: MTNFTYPQGVMLAMDTSTSSMTSAIFRDGRLLAENNSKAERNHSMYLIPHIQEMLRSLELRPGDIAAIATGVGPGSYTGIRIGVTVAKTFAWARKVPLIGVSSLEAMALGGLRLAQSAAPEGKIWVVPLMDARRGQAFTALYEADGEGLRPLRPDGIRLVAAWTEELAGLTKEQGPAHIIFAGEIELHMDALNRFAEHHPAAVIKPHALRACDVGELAYPRWHAGQFEDVHGFAPNYTQLPEAEVKLIARQKQDE, encoded by the coding sequence ATGACGAATTTTACATATCCGCAGGGCGTGATGCTCGCCATGGATACGTCGACGTCGTCGATGACATCGGCGATTTTCAGAGACGGCAGGCTGCTCGCGGAAAACAATTCCAAGGCGGAGCGGAACCACTCGATGTACTTGATTCCGCACATCCAGGAGATGCTGCGGTCGCTGGAGCTGCGTCCCGGCGATATTGCCGCGATCGCAACCGGAGTCGGACCGGGCTCGTATACCGGCATCCGCATCGGAGTCACCGTCGCCAAGACGTTCGCGTGGGCGCGCAAAGTACCGCTCATCGGCGTATCGAGCCTCGAAGCGATGGCGTTAGGCGGTTTGCGGCTTGCGCAGTCCGCAGCGCCAGAGGGCAAAATCTGGGTCGTGCCGCTGATGGACGCGCGCCGCGGCCAGGCTTTTACCGCGCTTTATGAAGCGGATGGAGAAGGGTTGAGGCCGCTTCGCCCGGATGGCATCCGGCTCGTCGCCGCCTGGACCGAAGAGCTCGCCGGCTTGACCAAGGAGCAAGGGCCGGCGCATATTATTTTCGCCGGGGAAATTGAACTGCATATGGATGCGTTGAACCGCTTTGCGGAGCACCATCCGGCCGCGGTCATCAAGCCGCATGCGCTGAGGGCTTGCGACGTCGGCGAACTCGCGTATCCGCGCTGGCATGCCGGGCAATTCGAGGACGTGCATGGCTTTGCCCCGAACTATACGCAGCTGCCCGAAGCGGAAGTGAAGCTGATTGCCAGGCAGAAACAGGACGAGTAA
- the tsaE gene encoding tRNA (adenosine(37)-N6)-threonylcarbamoyltransferase complex ATPase subunit type 1 TsaE, giving the protein MAAEQIYRYSAENEQDTERLAVRLSELFVPGTVITLDGDLGAGKTRFSQAVAKTIGVEETVNSPTFTIIKEYEGTRFPFYHMDVYRISQPEADQLGLDEYFYGDGITLIEWAELIADLLPEERLAVRIDYAGEQARSFQLTPYGEPYTAWCRTLKENGLLL; this is encoded by the coding sequence GTGGCGGCTGAGCAAATTTACCGTTATTCGGCGGAAAACGAACAGGATACCGAACGCCTTGCGGTCCGGCTGTCCGAGCTGTTTGTACCGGGAACGGTCATTACGCTGGACGGCGATCTCGGAGCGGGCAAAACGCGGTTTTCCCAAGCCGTCGCGAAAACGATCGGAGTGGAGGAGACGGTGAACAGCCCGACCTTTACGATTATCAAAGAATATGAGGGAACGCGGTTTCCTTTTTACCATATGGATGTGTACCGGATATCCCAGCCGGAAGCGGATCAGCTCGGGTTGGACGAATATTTTTATGGAGACGGCATCACGCTGATCGAATGGGCGGAGCTGATTGCGGATTTGCTTCCTGAAGAAAGGCTGGCAGTGAGAATCGATTACGCCGGGGAGCAGGCGAGATCGTTTCAACTGACCCCCTATGGAGAGCCTTATACCGCATGGTGCCGGACGTTAAAGGAGAACGGATTGCTATTATGA
- the thiL gene encoding thiamine-phosphate kinase produces the protein MQKGEFDLIRAWTSGRQSAAFQQACGVVQGIGDDAAVTEWAAGTQMVATCDTMVEDVHFKSITMRDRDVGYKAMASAVSDIAAMGAIPKYALVSVSLPHQTEEKRLLDIYDGLYECASRWSVVIIGGDTTSSPAGIHCSVTVIGEVEAGKALLRSSAKVGDVVFVTGMLGRSAAGLDFLLAQNKISSEWDAFPDRVQKLIEAHCRPSPQIEAGLLLQKLGVCHALNDVSDGLASEAWEIVEASGVGIDLVEDRIPVAEELQSFAENRRKDPLDYILYGGEDYELVGTMPADKAIEAQLKFREAGLELHVIGYVNGEHRRVMLVQSSGAMTAVPKRGYNHFGEE, from the coding sequence ATGCAAAAGGGCGAGTTCGACTTGATCCGCGCTTGGACGAGCGGCAGGCAGTCGGCCGCATTTCAGCAAGCCTGCGGCGTCGTTCAAGGCATCGGCGACGACGCGGCCGTCACGGAATGGGCGGCAGGAACGCAGATGGTCGCAACGTGCGATACGATGGTTGAGGACGTTCATTTCAAATCGATCACGATGCGCGACCGGGACGTAGGGTATAAAGCGATGGCGTCCGCGGTGAGCGACATCGCGGCGATGGGCGCGATACCGAAGTACGCGCTTGTATCCGTAAGCCTGCCGCATCAAACGGAAGAGAAGCGCCTCCTGGATATTTACGACGGCTTGTATGAATGCGCAAGCCGATGGAGCGTCGTCATTATCGGCGGCGATACGACGTCGAGCCCTGCAGGCATCCACTGTTCGGTGACGGTGATCGGCGAAGTGGAGGCGGGAAAAGCGCTTCTCCGTTCATCCGCCAAAGTTGGCGACGTCGTTTTCGTTACGGGGATGCTGGGTCGGTCCGCTGCGGGACTCGATTTTTTACTCGCGCAAAATAAAATTTCCTCCGAATGGGATGCATTCCCGGATCGTGTTCAAAAGCTGATTGAAGCGCATTGCCGTCCGTCCCCGCAAATCGAGGCCGGGCTGCTGCTGCAAAAGCTCGGCGTTTGCCATGCGCTTAACGACGTGAGCGACGGGCTTGCCAGCGAAGCGTGGGAAATCGTCGAAGCTTCGGGCGTCGGCATCGACCTTGTCGAGGATCGCATCCCGGTAGCCGAGGAATTGCAATCGTTTGCGGAAAATCGGCGGAAGGATCCGCTGGATTACATTTTATACGGTGGCGAAGATTACGAGCTCGTCGGCACGATGCCGGCGGATAAGGCGATCGAAGCGCAGCTGAAGTTTCGGGAGGCCGGCCTGGAGCTGCACGTCATCGGGTACGTGAACGGAGAGCATCGCCGGGTGATGCTGGTGCAAAGCAGCGGGGCGATGACGGCTGTGCCGAAGCGAGGGTATAACCATTTCGGGGAGGAATGA
- a CDS encoding H-type small acid-soluble spore protein, translating into MQANRVQEILQSDKKIDVQWNGMSVWIDSVDTQNQTAKVHAESNPADTRVVSVTELQEVQ; encoded by the coding sequence ATGCAAGCCAATCGGGTGCAAGAAATTTTACAGTCGGATAAAAAAATCGATGTGCAGTGGAACGGCATGTCGGTCTGGATCGACAGCGTCGATACGCAAAATCAAACGGCCAAGGTACACGCCGAAAGCAATCCGGCCGATACGCGCGTTGTCTCCGTGACCGAGCTGCAGGAAGTGCAATAA
- a CDS encoding Ku protein — translation MHTVWKGAISFGLVHVPVKMFSATEDKDISLRMIHKTCSTPLSYVRKCQTCETEVEWNDIVKGYEYENGRFVIFDKEELDKLSGEANKEIKILDFVDLTEIDPIYFQKTYYLAPNETGANAYNLLLESMRQSGKIGIAKVSIRAKSSLAAIRVIDNCIAMETIFYPDEVRSIQQVPGLPEEIKVNDKELTMAKMLIEQLAAPFDPSKYTDDYRETLMEAIKQKIAGEQVTVAPEQQKTNVIDLMSALQASLEAMKPKEEEPAATTKTTKSRAKKVKESG, via the coding sequence GTGCATACGGTGTGGAAAGGGGCTATCAGCTTCGGGCTTGTCCATGTTCCGGTGAAAATGTTTTCGGCGACGGAGGATAAAGATATTTCACTGCGGATGATTCATAAGACCTGCAGCACCCCGCTGTCTTACGTAAGGAAATGCCAGACCTGCGAAACGGAAGTCGAATGGAACGACATTGTAAAAGGATATGAATACGAAAACGGCCGCTTCGTCATTTTCGACAAAGAAGAGCTGGATAAGCTGTCCGGCGAAGCGAATAAGGAAATTAAAATTTTGGACTTCGTCGATTTGACTGAAATCGATCCGATTTATTTTCAAAAAACGTATTACCTCGCTCCGAACGAGACGGGGGCGAACGCTTACAATTTGCTTCTCGAATCGATGCGACAAAGCGGTAAAATCGGCATCGCCAAAGTGTCCATCCGCGCCAAAAGCAGCTTGGCCGCCATCCGCGTAATCGATAACTGCATTGCGATGGAGACGATCTTTTACCCGGATGAAGTGCGTTCCATTCAGCAGGTGCCGGGCCTCCCCGAAGAGATTAAAGTGAACGACAAGGAGCTGACGATGGCCAAAATGCTCATTGAACAGCTTGCGGCCCCGTTCGATCCGTCCAAATACACCGACGATTACCGCGAAACGCTGATGGAAGCGATCAAGCAAAAAATCGCCGGCGAGCAGGTTACCGTCGCTCCGGAACAGCAAAAAACGAATGTCATCGATCTCATGTCCGCCCTGCAGGCGAGTCTCGAAGCGATGAAGCCGAAGGAAGAAGAACCTGCCGCCACAACAAAGACAACCAAATCGAGAGCGAAAAAAGTAAAGGAATCCGGCTGA
- a CDS encoding DNA ligase produces MRLPKEPMAPISSDEIPRGEDWGYQLKWDGVRLLAAVDNGRIQLYSRKMLRKDSVYPEIMQLLQPMKGTYLIDGEAVAFNMETQKPDFPRILQRERSGGAAGSVKSGGGHMVLYVMFDLLHEGDQDLSGLPFSERHRRLLALFPTKQPAMFVSDLFYDSDALWRWIEERGWEGIVSKRLSSVYAEGKNHKDWFKKKTAIVEQVRIAGLTIRSGQVASFVMVRDGLFFGKASLGLNVAMKRELLDWGRRHERAESWFHPLPEELKGEQVLWLKDGFPCTVTGLEITAAGLLRHPKLVSYELGPERVIHV; encoded by the coding sequence ATGCGGCTGCCCAAGGAACCGATGGCCCCGATTTCCAGCGATGAAATCCCTCGAGGCGAGGACTGGGGCTACCAGCTTAAATGGGACGGCGTCCGCCTTCTAGCCGCTGTGGATAACGGCCGGATTCAGCTGTATTCCCGAAAAATGCTGCGAAAAGATTCCGTTTATCCGGAAATCATGCAGCTGCTTCAGCCCATGAAAGGCACTTATCTGATTGACGGCGAAGCGGTTGCCTTTAATATGGAGACGCAGAAGCCGGATTTTCCGCGAATTTTGCAGCGCGAGCGTTCGGGGGGAGCGGCGGGCAGCGTCAAATCCGGAGGCGGCCATATGGTGCTGTACGTGATGTTCGATCTGCTTCACGAAGGCGATCAGGATCTTAGCGGACTGCCGTTTTCGGAAAGGCACAGGCGATTGCTCGCGCTTTTTCCGACGAAGCAGCCGGCGATGTTCGTGAGCGATCTGTTTTATGACAGCGATGCGTTATGGCGCTGGATCGAAGAACGCGGCTGGGAGGGCATCGTCAGCAAGAGGCTGTCCAGTGTTTATGCGGAAGGCAAAAACCATAAAGATTGGTTCAAGAAAAAGACGGCGATCGTCGAACAAGTGCGCATCGCAGGTTTGACGATCCGCAGCGGACAAGTCGCCAGCTTCGTCATGGTACGGGACGGATTGTTTTTCGGAAAAGCGTCGCTGGGGCTTAACGTCGCGATGAAGCGGGAGCTTTTGGATTGGGGAAGGCGCCATGAGCGGGCGGAATCCTGGTTTCATCCGCTTCCCGAAGAGCTTAAGGGAGAGCAGGTGCTTTGGCTCAAAGACGGATTTCCATGCACCGTTACGGGACTCGAAATTACGGCTGCCGGACTGTTGCGGCACCCCAAGCTGGTCAGCTATGAGTTAGGACCCGAACGGGTCATTCATGTTTGA
- the ligD gene encoding non-homologous end-joining DNA ligase, protein MATSTKGTVNIEGHELTISNPDKLLWPEMKISKIMFLEKLLMLAPYLLRYCQNRYLTTIRFPNGWNAKSFYQKNCPEPIPSFVKTAELGGINYVNLDSVATLIWLGNLASLEFHPSFHYIGDELPAEWLIDIDPTLEEEPRIMQAAEIIGEVLDKMNIRSIPKTSGATGVQIYVPIRRGYTFEQLRSIGHFVGAYVVQKYPNLFTIERFKKNRGTLIYVDYLQHWHGKTLSAPYTPRARKYATVSTPLRWDEVAMRCDPRDFTLLSIGDRLTRVGDLIQQVPPQNLDAVLSFVKR, encoded by the coding sequence GTGGCTACCTCCACGAAAGGAACCGTTAATATCGAAGGGCATGAGCTTACCATTTCCAACCCGGACAAGCTGCTTTGGCCTGAAATGAAGATCAGCAAAATCATGTTTTTGGAAAAGCTGCTCATGCTCGCCCCCTACTTGCTCCGTTACTGCCAAAACCGCTATTTGACGACGATTCGTTTCCCGAACGGGTGGAACGCCAAATCGTTTTACCAGAAAAATTGTCCGGAACCGATTCCGTCTTTTGTCAAAACCGCCGAGTTGGGCGGAATTAATTACGTCAATCTCGACTCCGTCGCCACGCTTATTTGGCTTGGCAATCTGGCCAGTCTCGAGTTTCACCCGTCGTTTCATTACATCGGAGACGAGCTTCCGGCGGAATGGCTGATCGACATCGACCCTACGCTGGAAGAGGAGCCGCGAATTATGCAGGCGGCTGAAATTATTGGTGAAGTGTTGGATAAAATGAATATTCGTTCCATTCCGAAAACGTCGGGCGCTACCGGGGTGCAGATTTATGTGCCGATTCGGCGGGGTTATACGTTTGAGCAGCTGCGCAGCATCGGGCATTTTGTCGGGGCTTACGTCGTACAGAAGTATCCGAATTTGTTCACGATCGAACGGTTCAAAAAAAATCGCGGCACGCTAATCTATGTCGACTATTTGCAGCATTGGCACGGCAAAACGCTGTCGGCCCCGTACACGCCGAGAGCCCGTAAATACGCCACCGTATCCACGCCGCTGCGCTGGGATGAGGTGGCGATGCGCTGCGACCCGCGCGACTTTACGCTGCTGTCGATCGGCGACCGGCTTACCCGCGTCGGAGATTTGATCCAGCAGGTGCCTCCGCAAAATCTGGACGCCGTGCTGAGCTTTGTAAAGCGGTGA
- a CDS encoding tropomyosin: MEELKQLMHQLLHNQEQFRENFETRMDRLETRMDRLETRMDSLEMRMDSLEMRMDSLETKVASLETKVDRLETKVDSLEMRMDSLETKVDRLETKVDSLETKVDSLEMRMDSLETKVGNLEVKVDEVILNQRLFSGKLDGLYQEVQDRFKDTNMNIRDVSRHVRLLAQDMDEMIERVSHLEGH; this comes from the coding sequence ATGGAAGAACTGAAACAGCTGATGCATCAGCTTCTGCACAATCAGGAACAGTTTAGAGAAAACTTCGAAACGAGGATGGACAGGCTCGAAACGAGAATGGACAGGCTCGAAACGAGGATGGACAGCCTTGAAATGAGGATGGATAGCCTCGAGATGAGGATGGATAGCCTCGAAACGAAGGTGGCCAGCCTCGAAACGAAGGTGGACAGGCTCGAAACGAAGGTGGACAGCCTCGAAATGAGGATGGATAGCCTCGAAACGAAGGTGGACAGGCTCGAAACGAAGGTGGATAGCCTCGAAACGAAGGTGGACAGCCTCGAAATGAGGATGGATAGCCTCGAAACCAAGGTGGGCAACCTGGAAGTTAAGGTAGACGAGGTGATCCTGAACCAGCGTCTCTTTAGCGGCAAACTGGACGGGTTGTACCAGGAGGTTCAGGACCGTTTCAAGGACACGAACATGAACATTCGCGACGTAAGCAGGCATGTGCGCTTGCTGGCGCAGGATATGGACGAAATGATCGAACGCGTAAGTCATCTGGAAGGGCATTAA